A part of Hippopotamus amphibius kiboko isolate mHipAmp2 chromosome 16, mHipAmp2.hap2, whole genome shotgun sequence genomic DNA contains:
- the KMT2B gene encoding histone-lysine N-methyltransferase 2B isoform X1, whose amino-acid sequence MAAAAGGGSCPGPGSARGRFPGRPRGSGGGGGRGGRGSGAERVRVALRRGGGAAGPGGAEPGEDTALLRLLGLRRGLRRLRRLWAGPRIQRGRGRGRGRGWGPSRGCLLREESSDGESDDEEFQGFHSDEDVAPSSLRSALRSQRGRAPRGRGRKHKTTPLPPPRLADVASTPPKTPARKRGEEGTERMVQALTELLRRAQAPPAPRSRACESSTPRRSRGRPPGRPAGPCRKKQQAVVVAEAAVTIPKPEPPPPVVPVKQRTGSWKCKEGPGPGPGTPKRGGQSGRGGRGGRGRGRGGLPLVIKFVSKAKKVKMEQLSLGLESGQGQGQHEESWQDAPQGRVGSGQGEGPCWRKEQKLEEEGEEEKEEKDEEEEKEEKAVVKEEMVLAEEKEEAKLPSPPLTPPAPPPPPSLPPPSASPPSPLCPPPPPVSPPPPPSPPPPPAPEEQEESPPPVVPATCSRKRGRPPLTPSQRAEREAARAGPESASPPAPAPSATTGGPLEDSPTVAPKSATFLKNIRQFIMPVVSARSSRVIKTPRRFMDEDPPRPLKLEVSPTLRPPVATSPLTPQEPAPAPSPPRAPTPPPTPAPLPEKRRSILREPTFRWTSLTRELPPPPPAPPPAPPPLPAPVIPSRRPLLLRAPQFTPSEAHLKIYESVLTTPPLGAPEAPEPEPPPADDSPAEPETRAVGRTNHLSLPRFAPVVATPVKAEVPPSGAPAPVSGQQPQAQLQQPLQALQTQLLPPALPPQQSQVQPQLQLQLPPSPQQPPPLEKARIAGLGSLPLSGVEEKMFSLLKRAKVQLIKIDQQQQQKVASLMPPSPGGQMEEVVGTVKQIPDRGSVKSEDESVETKRERPSGPESPVQGPRIKHVCRHAAVALGQARAMVPEDVPRLSALPLRDRQDLATEDTSSASETESVPSRSRRGKVESAGPGGDSEPAGSGGTLAHAPRRSLPSHHGKKMRMARCGHCRGCLRVQDCGSCVNCLDKPKFGGPNTKKQCCVYRKCDKIEARKMERLAKKGRTIVKTLLPWDSDESPEASPGPPGPRRGAGAGGPREEVVAPQGPEEQDSLLLQRKSARRCVKQRPSYDIFEDSDDSEPGAPPAPRRRTPRENELPVPEPEEQSRPRKPTLQPVLQLKARRRLDKDALAPGPFASFPNGWTGKQKSPDGVHRVRVDFKEDCDLENVWLMGGLSVLTSVPGGPPMVCLLCASKGLHELVFCQVCCDPFHPFCLEEAERPLPQHHDTWCCRRCKFCHVCGRKGRGSKHLLECERCRHAYHPACLGPSYPTRATRKRRHWICSACVRCKSCGATPGKNWDVEWSGDYSLCPRCTQLYEKGNYCPICTRCYEDNDYESKMMQCAQCDHWVHAKCEGLSDEDYEILSGLPDSVLYTCGPCAGATHPRWREALSGALQGGLRQVLQGLLSSKVAGPLLLCTQCGQDGKQLHPGPCDLHAVSQRFEEGHYKSVHSFMEDMVGILMRHSEEGEMPERRAGGQTKGLLLKLLESAFGWFDAHDPKYWRRSTRLPNGVLPNAVLPPSLDHVYAQWRQQEPETPESGQPPGDPSTALQGKDAAAFSHLEDPRQCALCLKYGDADSKEAGRLLYIGQNEWTHVNCAIWSAEVFEENDGSLKNVHAAVARGRQMRCELCLKPGATVGCCLSSCLSNFHFMCARASYCIFQDDKKVFCQKHTDLLDGKEIVTPDGFDVLRRVYVDFEGINFKRKFLTGLEPDAINVLIGSIRIDSLGTLSDLSDCEGRLFPVGYQCSRLYWSTVDARRRCWYRCRILEYRPWGPREEPVHLEAAEENQTIVHSPAPSSAPPVHVDPPPDADALLPRAPEHHSPVQNQDPLLRPDPSSAPPLAPRSFSGARIKVPNYSPSRRPLGGVSFGPLPSPGSPSSLTHHIPTVGDLDFPAPPRRSRRPSPLASRLPPSRRASPPLKTSPQLRVPPPTSVIRALTPTSGELAPPGRAPSPPPPPEDLGPDFEDMEVVSGLSAADLDFAASLLGTEPFQEEIVAAGAVGSSHGGPGDSSEEEASPTPRYVHFPVTVVSGPALAPGALPGAPRIEQLDGVDDGTDSEAEAVQQPRGQGTPPSGPGAGRAGVVGAAGDRARPPEDLPSEIVDFVLKNLGGPGEGGAGPREEPLPPAPPLANGSQPPQGLPPSPADPTRTFAWLPGAPGVRVLSLGPAPEPPKPATSKIILVNKLGQVFVKMAGEGEPVSPPVKQPPLPPPIPPTAPTSWTLPPGPLLGVLPVVGVVRPAPPPPPPPLTLVLSSGPPSPPRQAIRVKRVSTFSGRSPPAPPPSKTPRLEEDGESLEDPPPGPGLCGTGLSRVRMKTPTVRGVLDLDDPGEPTEGESPRLLQDRSPLLPLPEGGPPRAPDGPPDLLLESQWHHYSGEASSSEEEPPSPEDKENQAPKRAGPHLRFEISSEDGFSVEAESLEGAWRTLIEKVQEARGHARLRHLSFSGMSGARLLGIHHDAVIFLAEQLPGAQRCQHYKFRYHQQGEGQEEPPLNPHGAARAEVYLRKCTFDMFNFLASQHRVLPEGATCDEEEDEVQLRSTRRATSLELPMAMRFRHLKKTSKEAVGVYRSAIHGRGLFCKRNIDAGEMVIEYSGIVIRSVLTDKREKFYDGKGIGCYMFRMDDFDVVDATMHGNAARFINHSCEPNCFSRVIHVEGQKHIVIFALRRILRGEELTYDYKFPIEDASNKLPCNCGAKRCRRFLN is encoded by the exons GAGTTTCAGGGTTTTCATTCAGATGAAGATGTGGCCCCCAGTTCCCTGCGCTCTGCGCTCCGATCCCAGCGAG GTCGAGCCCCCCGAGGTCGGGGCCGCAAGCATAAGACGACCCCCCTTCCGCCTCCTCGCCTAGCAGATGTGGCTTCTACCCCCCCAAAGACTCCTGCCCGGAAACGGGGTGAGGAGGGCACAGAACGGATGGTGCAGGCACTGACTGAACTTCTCCGGCGGGCCCAGGCACCCCCAGCCCCCCGGAGCCGGGCATGTGAGTCCTCCACCCCCCGTCGGTCTCGGGGGCGGCCCCCAGGACGGCCAGCAGGCCCCTGCAGGAAGAAGCAACAAGCAGTAGTGGTGGCAGAAGCAGCTGTGACAATCCCCAAACCTGAGCCCCCACCTCCTGTTGTTCCAGTAAAACAGCGAACTGGCAGCTGGAAGTGCAAGGAGGGGCCCGGCCCAGGACCTGGTACCCCCAAGCGTGGAGGACAGTCTGGGCGAGGAGGCCGTGGCGGCCGAGGCCGAGGCCGCGGCGGGCTTCCCCTCGTGATCAAGTTTGTTTCAAAGGCCAAAAAAGTGAAGATGGAACAGTTGTCCTTGGGACTTGAATCAGGTCAGGGTCAAGGTCAACATGAGGAAAGCTGGCAGGATGCCCCTCAAGGAAGAGTTGGATCTGGACAGGGGGAGGGCCCCTGCTGGAGGAAGgagcagaagctggaggaggagggagaggaggagaaagaagagaaagacgaagaggaagagaaggaagagaaagctgTAGTCAAGGAAGAGATGGTGCTAGCcgaggaaaaggaagaggcaaaGCTGCCATCACCGCCCCTgactcctccagcccctccacctcctccttccctcccacccccctcagcgtctcctccatccccactttgccctccaccacccccagtgtctcctccacccccaccatcccctccaccacctcctgccccagaggagcaggaggaatcTCCTCCTCCCGTGGTCCCAGCTACGTGCTCCAGGAAGAGGGGCCGGCCCCCCCTAACTCCCAGCCAGCGGGCAGAGCGGGAAGCTGCTCGGGCAGGGCCAGAGAGCGCCTCGCCtcccgccccggcccccagcGCCACCACAGGAGGCCCCCTGGAAGACAGCCCCACTGTGGCCCCCAAAAGTGCCACCTTTCTGAAGAACATCCGGCAGTTTATCATGCCTGTGGTGAGTGCCCGCTCCTCCCGTGTCATCAAGACACCCCGGCGATTCATGGATGAAGACCCCCCCAGGCCCCTGAAGTTGGAGGTCTCACCTACTCTACGGCCTCCCGTTGCCACCTCCCCACTCACCCCCCAGGAACCAGCACCAGCCCCCTCTCCACCGCGTGCCCCAACTCCTCCACCtaccccagccccactccctgaGAAGAGACGCTCCATCCTAAGGGAACCCACGTTTCGCTGGACCTCATTGACCCGGgaactgccccctcctccccctgctcctccgccggccccacccccacttcctgccCCTGTCATTCCATCCCGGAGGCCCCTGCTCCTTCGGGCCCCTCAGTTTACCCCAAGTGAAGCCCACCTGAAGATCTACGAATCGGTGCTTACTACTCCTCCTCTTGGGGCCCCTGAAGCCCCTGAGCCAGAGCCTCCTCCCGCCGATGACTCTCCAGCTGAGCCTGAAACGCGGGCAGTGGGCCGCACAAACCACCTCAGCTTGCCTCGATTTGCCCCCGTGGTCGCCACTCCTGTTAAGGCCGAGGTGCCCCCTTCTGGAGCTCCAGCTCCGGTCAGTGGGCAGCAGCCTCAGGCTCAGCTGCAGCAGCCCCTGCAGGCCTTGCAGACCCAGCTGCTGCCCCCAGCACTACCACCACAGCAGTCCCAAGTACAGCCACAGTTGCAGCTGCAGCTGCCACCATCACCGCAGCAGCCGCCACCACTGGAAAAGGCCCGGATTGCAGGCCTGGGTTCCTTACCACTGTCCGGGGTGGAGGAAAAAATGTTCAGCCTCCTCAAGAGAGCCAAGGTGCAGCTAATCAAGAtcgaccagcagcagcagcagaaggtgGCATCTCTGATGCCG CCGAGCCCTGGAGGGCAGATGGAGGAGGTCGTGGGGACTGTCAAGCAGATCCCAGATAGAGGTTCTGTCAAGTCTGAAGATGAATCAGTGGAAACTAAGAGAGAGAGACCATCG GGCCCCGAGTCCCCTGTGCAAGGCCCCCGCATCAAACACGTCTGCCGTCATGCTGCTGTGGCCTTGGGTCAGGCCCGGGCCATGGTGCCCGAAGATGTCCCCCGCCTCAGTGCTCTCCCTCTCCGAGATCGGCAGGACCTTGCCACGGAGG ATACGTCATCAGCATCTGAGACTGAGAGCGTCCCATCTCGGTCCCGGCGGGGAAAGGTGGAGTCAGCAGGGCCCGGGGGAGACTCAGAGCCTGCGGGGTCTGGAGGGACTCTAGCACATGCACCCCGGCGCTCACTGCCCTCCCATCATGGCAAGAAGATGAGGATGGCACGGTGTGGACACTGTCGGGGCTGTCTGCGTGTGCAGGACTGTGGGTCCTGTGTCAACTGCCTGGACAAGCCCAAGTTTGGGGGCCCCAACACCAAGAAGCAGTGCTGTGT atACCGAAAGTGTGACAAGATAGAGGCTCGGAAGATGGAGCGGCTGGCCAAAAAAG GCCGGACGATAGTGAAGACGCTGTTGCCCTGGGATTCCGATGAATCTCCTGAGGCCTCCCCTGGTCCTCCAGGCCCACGCCGGGGGGCGGGAGCTGGGGGGCCCCGGGAGGAGGTGGTGGCCCCCCAAGGGCCCGAGGAGCAGGACTCCCTCCTACTGCAGCGCAAGTCAGCCCGGCGCTGCGTCAAACAGCGACCCTCCTATGATATCTTCGAGGACTCGGATGACTCAGAGCCCGGGGCTCCCCCTGCTCCTCGGCGTCGGACCCCCCGAGAGAATG AGCTGCCAGTGCCAGAACCAGAGGAGCAGAGCCGGCCTCGCAAACCCACCCTGCAGCCTGTGTTGCAGCTCAAGGCCCGAAGGCGCCTGGACAAG GATGCTTTGGCTCCTGGCCCTTTTGCCTCTTTTCCCAATGGCTGGACTGGAAAACAAAAGTCCCCTGATGGCGTGCACCGGGTTCGTGTGGATTTTAAG GAGGATTGTGATCTGGAGAACGTGTGGCTGATGGGTGGCCTGAGCGTACTCACCTCCGTGCCTGGGGGACCACCGATGGtgtgcttgctgtgtgccagcaAAGGCCTGCATGAG CTGGTGTTCTGCCAAGTCTGCTGTGACCCTTTCCATCCATTCTGCCTGGAGGAGGCCGAGCGGCCCCTGCCCCAACATCATGACACTTGGTGCTGCCGCCGCTGCAAGTTCTGCCATGTCTGTGGGCGAAAAGGCCGGGGATCCAAG CACCTCCTGGAGTGTGAGCGCTGCCGCCATGCTTACCACCCAGCCTGCCTGGGGCCCAGCTACCCAACCCGGGCCACACGCAAACGGCGCCACTGG ATCTGCTCAGCCTGCGTGCGCTGTAAGAGCTGTGGGGCGACTCCAGGCAAGAACTGGGACGTCGAGTGGTCGGGAGATTACAGCCTCTGCCCCAGGTGCACCCAGCTCTATGAGAAAG GAAACTACTGCCCAATCTGCACTCGCTGCTATGAGGACAACGACTACGAGAGCAAGATGATGCAGTGCGCACAGTGTGACCACTGGGTGCACGCCAAGTGCGAGGGGCTCTCGG ATGAAGACTATGAGATCCTCTCGGGGCTGCCAGACTCGGTGCTGTACACCTGTGGGCCGTGTGCTGGGGCCACGCACCCCCGCTGGCGAGAGGCCCTGAGTGGGGCCTTGCAGGGGGGCCTTCGCCAGGTGCTCCAGGGCCTGCTGAGCTCCAAGGTGGCAGGCCCCCTGCTGCTGTGCACCCAG TGTGGGCAGGATGGAAAGCAGCTGCACCCAGGGCCCTGCGATCTGCACGCAGTGAGCCAGCGTTTTGAGGAAGGCCACTACAAGTCCGTG CACAGCTTCATGGAGGACATGGTGGGCATCCTAATGAGGCACTCGGAAGAAGGAGAGATGCCGGAGCGCCGGGCTGGAGGCCAGACCAAGGGGCTCCTGCTGAAG CTGCTAGAGTCTGCGTTCGGCTGGTTCGACGCCCATGACCCCAAGTACTGGCGACGGAGTACCCGGCTGCCCAA CGGAGTCCTTCCCAATGCCGTGTTGCCCCCATCCCTGGACCATGTCTACGCTCAGTGGAGGCAGCAGGAACCAGAGACCCCAGAATCAGGGCAGCCTCCAGGGGATCCCTCAACAG CTCTCCAGGGCAAGGATGCAGCTGCTTTCTCACACCTGGAGGACCCCCGTCAGTGTGCGCTCTGCCTCAAATATGGGGATGCGGACTCCAAG GAGGCGGGGCGACTCCTGTACATCGGGCAGAATGAGTGGACACACGTCAACTGTGCCATCTGGTCAGCCGAAGTGTTTGAAGAAAACGACGGCTCCCTCAAGAACGTGCACGCTGCTGTGGCTCGAGGGAGGCAGATG CGCTGTGAGCTCTGCCTGAAGCCTGGAGCCACGGTGGGCTGCTGcctttcctcctgcctcagcAACTTCCACTTCATGTGCGCCCGGGCCAGTTACTGCATCTTCCAGGATGACAAGAAAGTTTTCTGCCAGAAACACACAGACCTGCTGGATGGCAAG GAGATCGTGACCCCTGACGGTTTTGATGTTCTCCGCCGAGTCTACgtggactttgagggcatcaACTTCAAGCGGAAGTTTTTGACAGGGCTTGAACCTGATGCCATCAATGTGCTCATTG GCTCCATCCGAATTGACTCCTTGGGCACTCTCTCTGACCTCTCAGACTGCGAGGGACGGCTCTTCCCCGTTGGCTACCA GTGCTCCCGTCTGTACTGGAGCACGGTAGATGCTCGGCGGCGCTGCTGGTATCGGTGCCGAATTCTGGAGTATCGGCCGTGGGGCCCAAGGGAAGAGCCGGTTCACCTGGAGGCGGCAGAGGAGAACCAGACCATTGTGCACAGCCCCGCCCCTTCCTCAG CGCCCCCAGTTCATGTGGACCCCCCACCAGATGCAGATGCCCTTCTCCCTAGAGCTCCTGAGCACCACTCACCTGTTCAGAACCAGGACCCCCTACTTCGGCCGGATCCAAGCAGCGCCCCTCCTCTAGCCCCCCGCTCCTTCTCAGGGGCTCGAATCAAAGTGCCCAACTACTCACCATCCCGGAGGCCCTTGGGGGGTGTCTCCTTtggacccctgccctcccctg GAAGTCCATCTTCTCTGACCCACCACATCCCTACGGTGGGAGACCTGGACTTCCCAGCTCCCCCCAGACGCTCCCGTCGTCCCAGCCCCTTGGCTTCCAGGCTGCCACCATCACGGCGGGCCTCTCCTCCTCTCAAAACCTCTCCTCAGCTCAGGGTGCCCCCTCCTACCTCAGTCATTAGAGCCCTCACACCTACCTCAGGGGAGCTGGCTCCCCCTGGCCGGGCCCCATCTCCTCCACCACCCCCTGAAGACCTGGGCCCAGACTTTGAGGACATGGAGGTGGTATCAGGACTGAGTGCTGCTGACCTGGACTTTGCGGCCAGCCTGCTGGGGACTGAGCCCTTCCAGGAAGAGATTGTGGCTGCAGGGGCAGTGGGGAGCAGCCACGGGGGCCCAGGGGACAGCTCAGAGGAggaggccagccccaccccccgcTACGTCCACTTCCCTGTGACTGTGGTAtctggccctgccctggcccctggAGCCCTCCCTGGAGCCCCCCGCATTGAACAGCTGGACGGAGTGGATGATGGCACCGACAGCGAGGCCGAGGCCGTCCAGCAGCCTCGGGGCCAGGGGACTCCTCCTTCAGGGCCAGGAGCAGGCCGGGCTGGGGTCGTCGGGGCTGCAGGGGACAGGGCCCGACCTCCCGAGGACTTACCCTCAGAAATCGTGGATTTTGTGTTGAAGAACCTagggggccctggggaggggggtgctggGCCCAGAGAGGAGCCACTCCCCCCAGCACCTCCCCTGGCCAATGGCAGCCAGCCCCCTCAGGGCCTACCCCCTAGCCCAGCTGACCCCACCCGGACGTTTGCCTGGCTCCCCGGGGCCCCAGGGGTCCGGGTATTGAGCCTGGGCCCCGCCCCTGAGCCCCCCAAACCTGCCACATCCAAGATCATCCTTGTCAACAAGCTGGGGCAAGTGTTTGTAAAGATGGCGGGGGAGGGTGAACCTGTCTCACCCCCAGTGAAGCAAccacctctgccccctcccatcccccccacGGCCCCCACTTCCTGGACTCTGCCCCCAGGACCCCTGCTGGGTGTGCTGCCTGTGGTAGGGGTGGTCcgtcccgcccctcccccacccccccctccatTGACGCTGGTGTTGAGCAGTGGGCCCCCCAGCCCGCCCCGCCAGGCCATCCGCGTGAAGAGGGTGTCTACCTTCTCTGGCCGTTCCCCACCCGCGCCTCCTCCAAGCAAGACTCCCCGGCTGGAGGAAGATGGAGAGTCCTTGGAGGATCCCCCCCCGGGTCCAGGACTTTGTGGCACTGG GTTGAGCCGAGTGAGGATGAAAACGCCCACCGTGCGTGGAGTTCTTGACCTGGATGATCCTGGGGAGCCCACTGAGGGGGAAAGCCCAAG ACTCCTCCAGGATCGGTCCCCTCTGCTGCCACTTCCAGAAGGCGGTCCTCCCCGGGCCCCCGATGGTCCCCCTGACCTGCTGCTTGAGTCCCAGTGGCACCACTACTCAG GTGAGGCTTCAAGCTCTGAGGAAGAGCCTCCATCCCCAGAGGACAAAGAGAACCAGGCCCCTAAACGAGCTGGCCCACATCTGCGTTTCGAGATCAGCAGTGAGGATGGGTTCAGCGTGGAGGCAGAGAGCTTGGAGG gggCGTGGAGAACTCTGATTGAGAAGGTGCAAGAGGCCCGAGGGCATGCCCGGCTCAGACATCTCTCTTTCAGTG GAATGAGTGGGGCAAGGCTCCTGGGCATCCACCACGATGCTGTCATCTTCCTGGCAGAGCAACTGCCTGGAGCTCAGCGCTGCCAGCACTATAAGTTCCGCTACCATCAGCAGGGAGAGGGCCAGGAGGAGCCACCCCTGAATCCCCATGGGGCAGCCCGTGCTGAGGTCTATCTCCG gaAGTGCACCTTTGACATGTTCAATTTCCTGGCCTCCCAGCACCGGGTGCTCCCTGAGGGAGCCACCTGtgatgaggaagaggatgagGTGCAGCTCAGGTCAACCAG ACGCGCCACCAGTCTGGAGCTGCCCATGGCCATGCGCTTTCGCCACCTCAAGAAGACATCCAAAGAGGCTGTGGGTGTCTACAG ATCTGCCATCCATGGGCGGGGCCTGTTCTGTAAACGCAACATCGATGCTGGCGAGATGGTCATTGAGTACTCTGGTATTGTCATTCGCTCTGTGCTGACTGACAAGCGGGAGAAGTTCTATGATGGGAAG GGCATTGGGTGCTACATGTTCCGCATGGATGACTTTGACGTGgtggatgccaccatgcatggcaATGCCGCCCGCTTCATCAACCACTCGTGTGAGCCCAATTGCTTCTCTCGAGTCATCCACGTGGAGGGTCAGAAGCACATCGTCATCTTTGCCCTGCGCCGCATCCTGCGTGGTGAGGAGCTCACCTATGACTACAAGTTCCCCATTGAGGATGCCAGCAACAAGCTGCCCTGCAACTGTGGCGCCAAGCGCTGCCGTCGGTTCCTTAACTGA